In Desulfomicrobium escambiense DSM 10707, the DNA window ATCGCACAAGGAGAAATCATGGCTGCTGAATTGAAGCCCGAGGTGAGCTTCGAAGAATCCTTCGCCCTGCTCGACGCCCGTCTCGGGCGCATCGTCGAGGCCGAGCCCTGCGCCGAGACCCCCAAGCCGACGTACAGGATGGTCATCGATTTCGGCAAATACGGGCGCCGCACGAGCTACGGGAGGTTCACCTCCCACCCCGTGGACGAGGTCGTGGGGCGGCTGGTGTTCGGAGTGCTCAACTTCCCGGCTCGGCAGATGGGGCCGGTCGTCTCGGAAGCCCTCGTGCTCGGCGTGCAGTATCCGGGCAAGGACAGCGGCGAGGCGACCTTCGTCTCGCCGGCCGTGAACGCCAAGCTCGGCAGCAAGCTCTTCTAGGCCGCGCCGATGAAACCCTACCTCTACGCCATGGGCGCGGTGCTCTGCTGGGCCAGCCTGCCGGCGGCAACGGGCAGCGGCCTGGACGGCCTCTCGGTGCCGGAGCTGCTGTTCTTCAGCTTCGTGCCGGCCGCGCTGTATTTGACCGCTCAGGAAATGGTCATCTCGAAGCGCGCGGCCATCCCCTGGCCTTCTCCCCGCATGGCCGCCCTGGGGCTCGTCGGCATCTTCGGCTACCATGCGGTCTACTACCTGGCCCTGGACCACGCGCCTCTGGTGGAGGGGGCCATTCTGACGACGACCTGGTCCTTCTGGATCGTGGTCTTTTCCTCGGTCCTGGCCAAGCGCCGCCTGTCAATGCCGGTGCTGGCCGTGGCCCTGGCCGGGCTCCTGGGGGCGGGGCTGGTCGTGTCCGGCGGCAGAAGCCTGCAGTTCGACCCGCGCTATCTCCCCGGCTACGCCCTGGCCCTGTGCTGCGGGCTGATCTGGAGCGGCTTCTCCGTTGCCCTGTCCCGGTTGCGGCCCACCGGGGACTACATGCCCGCCTTCACCGTCCTGGCCGCGGCCTGCTCGACCGCGGTCTACGCCGCCGGCGCCCCCCAGGGACTGCCGCCGGCCGGAGCCCTGCTCTCGGCCCTGTATCTGGGGCTCGTGCCTCTGGGCCTGTCCTTCACCCTCTGGAACCGGGCCGTGACCACGGGCAACATGACCGTCATCGGCTACCTCTCCTACCTCACCCCGCCCCTGGCCGTCCTGCTGGCGGCCCTGGCCCGCGGCGCAGCCGTGACGCCCCACGCCGTGGTCGGCATGGCGGTCATTCTCGTCGCCGCCTTCGTCGGGCGGCGCATCGCCTGAAGGCGAGCGCGGGGCGTCGAACGCAACCGGCGTCCCCGGGGGAAACCGGCTCGGCGTGGGCATATTGTCGAACCGGGGGCGCCGCCGGGCACCGGTTTCCCGGCATTGTCTTCCATACCCTTATTTGCTACGAGCGCTTGTTTCTCTGTTTTCGCCGAACCCCAACTTTCATGGAGCATCTCATGGCCCGACCAAAAACCGCATCCCCCGAAGACGCGCGCCGCGAAGCGCTGGAAACCGCGCTGGCCACCATCGAGCGCCGCTACGGCCAGGGCTCGGTCATGCGTCTTTCCGACACGTCCCATCAGGTCGTTCCGGTCATCCCCACGGGATCCATCGGGCTGGACCTGGCCCTGGGCGTCGGCGGCATTCCACGCGGCCGCGTGACGGAGATTTTCGGGCCGGAATCCTCGGGCAAGACCACCCAGGCTCTGCACATCATCGCCGAGGCCCAGAAGCGCGGCGGCGTGGCGGCCTTCATCGATGCCGAGCATGCCCTGGACATCAACTACGCGCGCAGGCTCGGGGTCAAGACCGAAGATCTGCTCATCTCCCAGCCCGACTACGGCGAGCAGGCCCTGGAAATCGCGGACATGCTGGTCCGCTCCGGCGCCGTGGACGTGGTCGTGGTGGACTCCGTGGCCGCCCTCATCCCCCAGTCCGAACTGGAGGGGAACATGGGCGAGACCCAGGTCGGCAGCCAGGCCCGCCTCATGTCCCACGCCATGCGCAAGCTGACGGGCACCATCCACAAGTCCCGCACGTCCATCATCTTCATCAACCAGCTGCGCATGAAGATCGGCATGACCGGCTACGGCAGCCCCGAGACGACCACGGGCGGCAACGCCCTCAAGTTCTACGCCTCCGTGCGCATGGATCTGCGACGCATCCAGACCCTGAAGGACAAGGAGGAGTCGTACGGCAACCGCGTGCGGGTCAAGGTGGTCAAGAACAAGATGGCCCCGCCCTTCCGCGAGGCCGAGTACGACGTGCTTTTCGGCACCGGCATCTCCCGTGTGGGCGAGTTGCTGGACTTGGGCGTGGAACAGGGCGTCGTCGAGAAGAGCGGCGCCTGGTACGCCTTCGGCTCCGAGCGCCTGGGCCAGGGCAAGGAGAACGTGCGCGCCTTCCTGCAGGACAACGACGAGCTGCGCATGCAGATCGAACGCGCCCTGCTTGAACAGCTGGGCATGCCCGTGCCCGAGGAAGCGCCCGCGGCGGCGCCAGCCGAGTAGTTTCGGCTGATTTTCAGTAACATCAGAGGCATGGAGTTACCCTGTCGGGCGCACGTCGCGGGAATGACGCAACCTTGGCGTCATGGCACGACGTCATTCCCGCGAAGGCGGGAATCCATGCCTTTCACCATATCATGCCCTGGCGAGAACGGGGATCAACGAGGTAGACAACGTGATCAGCGCCGGTGAAATCCGCAAACGGTTTTTGGAATATTTCGAGAAGCACGGCCACAGCGTGCAGCCCAGCTCATCCCTGGTCCCCCAGGACGACCCGACCCTTCTCTTCACCAACGCCGGCATGGTCCAGTTCAAGAAGATCTTTCTGGGCCAGGAGAAACGCGACTACAGCCGGGCCGCCACGTCCCAGAAGTGCCTGCGCGTGGGCGGCAAGCACAACGACTTGGAGAACGTCGGCCGCACGGCGCGCCACCACACCTTCTTCGAGATGCTCGGCAACTTCTCCTTCGGCGACTACTTCAAGGAAGACGCCATCCGCTTCGCCTGGAACTTCGTGACCGTGGAGCTGGGCCTGGACAAGGAGCGGCTCTACGTCTCCATCTTCCGCGACGACGACGAGGCCGGCGAGCTGTGGCAGAAGGTGGCCGGCGTGCCGGTGGAGCGCATCTTCCGCCTGGGCGAGAAGGACAATTTCTGGGCTATGGGCGACACCGGCCCCTGCGGCCCATGCTCCGAAATTTACGTGGACCAGGGCGCGGACATGGCCTGCGGGCCGGACTGCGGCATCGGCAAGTGCGACTGCGACCGGTTCCTGGAAATCTGGAACCTCGTGTTCATGCAGTTCAACCGCTCGGCCGACGGGACCATGACGCCCCTGCCCAAGCCGAGCATCGACACGGGCATGGGCCTGGAGCGCATCACGGCCATCTGCCAGGGCAAGCGCTCGAATTTCGACACCGACCTCTTCCAGGGCCTGATCCAGGCCATGGCCAAGAAGGCCGGCGTGGCCTACCGCCAGCATGCCGACTCGGATACGGCGCTTCGCGTCATCGCCGACCACAGCCGCTCCATCGCCTTCCTGCTGGCCGACGGCATGCTGCCCTCCAACGAAGGCCGCGGCTACGTCCTGCGCCGCCTGATCCGCCGCGCCTACCGCTTCGGCAAGCTGCTGGGCTTTGGCGAGCCCTTCCTGTGCGAGACCACGGCCCAGGTCGTGGCCGAGATGGGTGCGACCTTCCCCGAACTCGTGGCCGGCCGGGACTTCATGGTCCGCGTCGTACGCCAGGAGGAGGAGCGTTTCGGCGAAACCCTGGACAAGGGCCTGCGTATCCTCGAGGACGAGATGGCGGCCCTGGCCGCCAAGGGCGAACGGACCATCGGCGGCGAGACGGCCTTCAAGCTTTACGACACCTACGGCTTCCCCCTCGATATCGTCAACGACATCGCCGAGAAGCAGGGTTTTGCCGTGGACGAGGCGGGCTTTCGCGAGCACATGGCCGTGCAGAAGAAGAAATCCAAGGAAGCCTGGGCCGGCTCCGGCGACAAGGGCCTGGCCGGGCAGTTCGCGGCCCTCATGGGTTCGGGCCTGGAATCCGCCTTCATCGGCTACGACTGCCTGTCCGCCGTGAGCCGCATCGTGGCCCTGCTGGACGCCGAAGGCCAGCCCGTCGAGCGCCTGACCGGCGGCACGGGCTTCATGGTCACGCTGAAGACCCCGTTCTACGGCGAGTCCGGCGGCCAGATGGGCGACACGGGCCGGGTGCAGGCCCCCACGGGCGCGGCCCGCGTGGTCGACACCCTGAAGCCCGCGCCGACGCTTTTCGTGCATAAGATCGAGGTCTCCGGCGGCGAGATCCTGGCCGACCAGGAAGTGGAGCTTTTCGTCGAGGAAGGCGAGCGCGTGGCCACGGCCCGCAACCACTCTTCCACCCACCTGCTGCACGCGGCCCTGCGCCGGGTGCTGGGCGAGCACGTCAAGCAGGCCGGCTCCCTGGTGGGCCCGTCGCGCCTGCGCTTCGACTTCACCCACATCTCCGGGCTTTCGGCCGAGGAGCTGCAGCAGGTCGAGAACGAGGTCAACCGCGCCATCCTGGCCGACGCGCCCATCACCACGCAGGTCATGTCCTATGACGCGGCCGTGAATGAGAAGCAGGCCATGGCCCTGTTCGGCGAGAAGTACGAGGCCGACGTGCGCGTGGTCGAGATGGCCGGCGAATCCGTCGAACTGTGCGGCGGCACCCACCTGGAGTCCACGGGCCAGGCCGGTTCCTTCGTCATCCTGTCCGAGGCCGGCATCGCAGCGGGCGTGCGCCGCATCGAGGCCCTGACGGGCTGGGACGCCCTGCGCCACTGGCAGGCCCAGCGCGAGGAGGTCCGCAATGCTGCCGCCCTGCTCAAGGCCGCCCCGAACGAGGTCTCGAAGAAGATCGCGGCCCTGCAGGACCAGGCCAAGGCCCTGTCCAAGGAACTGCAGGCCCTGCAGGCCAAGGTCATGTCCGAGAGCGGCAAGGATCTGGCCTCCGAGGCCAAGGACATCGCCGGCATGAAGGTGCTGGCCAGGAAGGTCGAGGCCCCGGACATGAACGCGCTCAGGAATCTCATGGACGACCTGCGCTCCAAGATCTCAAGCGGCATCATTGCCCTGGCCGCCGAGATAGACGGCAAGGCCATGCTGGTGCTTGCGGTCAGCAAGGACCTGCACGGCCGTTTCACGGCCCCGGCGCTCATCAAGGAGGTCTCGGGCGAGATCAAGGGCGGTGGCGGCGGGCGTCCGGATTTGGCCCAGGCCGGCGGCTCCGAGCCGGCGGGCATCGACCGGGCCCTGGCCAGGCTCGAGGCGTTTCTGGCGCAGTGACGGGGAAGGGCCGCCTTCGGGCGGCCCTTTCGCTTTCGGTCCCGCTCGGACGGTCATTGACAATCGATAATCTTTTTGGCGAGATGGCCGCGACGGGGTCTAAACCACGACGCTGATCATGGGGGAGACGCTGCGCAGGTTGGCCTGTTGGCCGTAGGCCATGGCGCCCAGGCGCCTGGTGGTCGCATTGGCGGCATAGCTGCCTGCGGCCGCAAAGGGCCGAACGTGTTGGGTCAGGTACTGCAGTTCAAGCTCCTGGGCGAAGTCCTTCAGGATCTTGGGCTCGGGCTCGTCGGCGAATGAGATGTTCTGGGTGCTCAGGCTGACGCCGAGCTTGCCGAGCTGCACGCCGACCGTGCGCGTGGAGACGCGGGCGGACAGCATCTGCCGCGAAAACCCCGAACTCCACTGCGCGTCGGAGCCGAGGCTCTGACTGGAATACGCGCTGATGGGGTCTGAGGTCATGGGCACATCCTTCCTTTGACGGTCATATTTCTTTACAATCGCCCAGGTAGTTTGACAAGCAGCGATGAAGCGGCGGAATTCTGGGCCACTTGTTCAATAAGACGCCCCGCTTAGGGCATGGAGGAATTGGTGAGCACGACCATACTGAAAAAAAGAATTCTCATCCCAGGCCGGGTCACGGAGATGACCCTGGACGCACCCGAGATCGCGGCCAAGGCCAAGCCGGGCAATTTCGTCATCCTGCGCGTGGCGGAGGACGGCGAGCGCTTTCCGCTGACCATCGCCGACGCCGATGCCGGGAAAGGGACCATCACCATCGTCTACCTCGTCCTGGGCAAGAGCACGGCCATTCTGGACAGTCTGGGCGAAGGCGATGCGGTCCTTGACCTGTGCGGCCCCCTGGGCCGGGCCACGGACATTCACAAGGTCGGCACCGTGATCTGCGTGGGCGGCGGCACGGGCATCGCGGCCATGCACCACATCGCCAAGGGCCATGCCCAGGCCGGGAACAAGGTGGTGTCCATCATCGGCGCGCGTTCGGCTGATCTGTTGCTCTTCGAGGAGGAACTGTCCAAGTTCAGCCACGAAGTCCTGATCGCCACGGACGACGGAAGCAAGGGGCAGAAGGGCTTCGTGACCCAGGTGCTGAAGGAGCGCCTGGAGTCGGACCCGGAGGTCAAGGAGGTCGTGGCTGTGGGGCCGGTGCCCATGATGCGCGCCGTGGCCGAAGTGACGCGGCCCTTTGGCGTGAAGACGGTGGTCAGCCTCAATTCCATCATGGTGGACGGCATCGGCATGTGCGGCGCCTGCCGGGTGCGCGTGGACAACGCCATCCGCTTCGCCTGCGTGGACGGGCCGGAGTTCGACGCCCACAAGGTGGATTTCAACGAGCTGATGATGCGGTTGGGGTCGTACGTTCCGCAGGAAAAACAGTCCTACAAGTGCTACTGTGAGTGCCATGGCAAAGA includes these proteins:
- a CDS encoding t-RNA-binding domain-containing protein, with protein sequence MAAELKPEVSFEESFALLDARLGRIVEAEPCAETPKPTYRMVIDFGKYGRRTSYGRFTSHPVDEVVGRLVFGVLNFPARQMGPVVSEALVLGVQYPGKDSGEATFVSPAVNAKLGSKLF
- a CDS encoding sulfide/dihydroorotate dehydrogenase-like FAD/NAD-binding protein, coding for MSTTILKKRILIPGRVTEMTLDAPEIAAKAKPGNFVILRVAEDGERFPLTIADADAGKGTITIVYLVLGKSTAILDSLGEGDAVLDLCGPLGRATDIHKVGTVICVGGGTGIAAMHHIAKGHAQAGNKVVSIIGARSADLLLFEEELSKFSHEVLIATDDGSKGQKGFVTQVLKERLESDPEVKEVVAVGPVPMMRAVAEVTRPFGVKTVVSLNSIMVDGIGMCGACRVRVDNAIRFACVDGPEFDAHKVDFNELMMRLGSYVPQEKQSYKCYCECHGKES
- the alaS gene encoding alanine--tRNA ligase, which encodes MISAGEIRKRFLEYFEKHGHSVQPSSSLVPQDDPTLLFTNAGMVQFKKIFLGQEKRDYSRAATSQKCLRVGGKHNDLENVGRTARHHTFFEMLGNFSFGDYFKEDAIRFAWNFVTVELGLDKERLYVSIFRDDDEAGELWQKVAGVPVERIFRLGEKDNFWAMGDTGPCGPCSEIYVDQGADMACGPDCGIGKCDCDRFLEIWNLVFMQFNRSADGTMTPLPKPSIDTGMGLERITAICQGKRSNFDTDLFQGLIQAMAKKAGVAYRQHADSDTALRVIADHSRSIAFLLADGMLPSNEGRGYVLRRLIRRAYRFGKLLGFGEPFLCETTAQVVAEMGATFPELVAGRDFMVRVVRQEEERFGETLDKGLRILEDEMAALAAKGERTIGGETAFKLYDTYGFPLDIVNDIAEKQGFAVDEAGFREHMAVQKKKSKEAWAGSGDKGLAGQFAALMGSGLESAFIGYDCLSAVSRIVALLDAEGQPVERLTGGTGFMVTLKTPFYGESGGQMGDTGRVQAPTGAARVVDTLKPAPTLFVHKIEVSGGEILADQEVELFVEEGERVATARNHSSTHLLHAALRRVLGEHVKQAGSLVGPSRLRFDFTHISGLSAEELQQVENEVNRAILADAPITTQVMSYDAAVNEKQAMALFGEKYEADVRVVEMAGESVELCGGTHLESTGQAGSFVILSEAGIAAGVRRIEALTGWDALRHWQAQREEVRNAAALLKAAPNEVSKKIAALQDQAKALSKELQALQAKVMSESGKDLASEAKDIAGMKVLARKVEAPDMNALRNLMDDLRSKISSGIIALAAEIDGKAMLVLAVSKDLHGRFTAPALIKEVSGEIKGGGGGRPDLAQAGGSEPAGIDRALARLEAFLAQ
- the recA gene encoding recombinase RecA, whose product is MARPKTASPEDARREALETALATIERRYGQGSVMRLSDTSHQVVPVIPTGSIGLDLALGVGGIPRGRVTEIFGPESSGKTTQALHIIAEAQKRGGVAAFIDAEHALDINYARRLGVKTEDLLISQPDYGEQALEIADMLVRSGAVDVVVVDSVAALIPQSELEGNMGETQVGSQARLMSHAMRKLTGTIHKSRTSIIFINQLRMKIGMTGYGSPETTTGGNALKFYASVRMDLRRIQTLKDKEESYGNRVRVKVVKNKMAPPFREAEYDVLFGTGISRVGELLDLGVEQGVVEKSGAWYAFGSERLGQGKENVRAFLQDNDELRMQIERALLEQLGMPVPEEAPAAAPAE
- a CDS encoding DMT family transporter; amino-acid sequence: MKPYLYAMGAVLCWASLPAATGSGLDGLSVPELLFFSFVPAALYLTAQEMVISKRAAIPWPSPRMAALGLVGIFGYHAVYYLALDHAPLVEGAILTTTWSFWIVVFSSVLAKRRLSMPVLAVALAGLLGAGLVVSGGRSLQFDPRYLPGYALALCCGLIWSGFSVALSRLRPTGDYMPAFTVLAAACSTAVYAAGAPQGLPPAGALLSALYLGLVPLGLSFTLWNRAVTTGNMTVIGYLSYLTPPLAVLLAALARGAAVTPHAVVGMAVILVAAFVGRRIA